From a region of the Roseivirga sp. 4D4 genome:
- a CDS encoding glycosyltransferase family 2 protein codes for MKLSVVVTVYNEEDNVIPLCEKEYEALEGIDYELILVDDGSTDKTVENAKSIANDRTKLLIFNKNYGQSTAMSAGIDAAQGEYIVTMDGDLQNDPADIPKMIRKLEESGMDVVAGVRANRKDGFVLRKFPSKIANWIIRNTTDVRLSDYGCSLRIYKQDIAKNLGLYGELHRFIPVLAKLQGAKMTEVDVNHHARIHGESKYGINRTFKVMADLILMIFFQKYLRRPMHLFGGLGILTFAIGFMIDLYLVIYKFVTGADIWGRPLLLLGSIMILAGIQFVTVGIIVEIMMRTYYESQNKTVYRLKETYIGQAKA; via the coding sequence ATGAAGCTATCCGTTGTTGTTACCGTTTACAACGAAGAAGATAATGTAATCCCGCTCTGTGAAAAAGAGTATGAAGCCCTAGAAGGAATTGATTACGAATTGATATTAGTTGATGATGGATCTACTGACAAAACTGTAGAGAATGCCAAGTCCATTGCCAACGACCGCACCAAGCTCTTGATTTTCAATAAGAACTATGGACAAAGTACAGCCATGTCTGCCGGTATTGATGCTGCGCAAGGCGAGTACATTGTAACCATGGATGGAGACCTGCAAAACGATCCGGCTGACATTCCTAAAATGATACGTAAGCTCGAAGAGTCTGGAATGGATGTAGTCGCTGGTGTGAGGGCTAATCGAAAAGATGGTTTCGTGCTAAGGAAGTTTCCTAGCAAAATCGCCAATTGGATCATTAGAAACACGACTGATGTACGCCTCAGTGATTATGGATGCTCTTTGAGAATCTATAAGCAGGATATTGCCAAGAACTTAGGCCTGTATGGAGAGTTGCATCGATTCATTCCTGTTTTAGCGAAACTTCAAGGCGCTAAAATGACCGAGGTTGATGTTAATCATCATGCGAGAATTCATGGCGAATCGAAATATGGAATCAACAGAACCTTCAAGGTAATGGCAGATTTGATCTTAATGATCTTCTTCCAGAAGTACCTTAGGAGACCTATGCACCTGTTTGGAGGCTTGGGTATTCTGACTTTTGCCATAGGTTTTATGATTGACCTCTATCTGGTAATCTACAAGTTTGTAACCGGTGCCGATATATGGGGCCGACCCTTGCTCTTACTAGGTAGTATTATGATTCTTGCGGGTATTCAGTTTGTCACTGTGGGAATCATTGTAGAGATTATGATGAGGACCTACTATGAGTCTCAGAATAAGACAGTCTATCGCTTGAAAGAAACTTACATTGGACAAGCAAAGGCTTAA